Genomic DNA from Dehalococcoidia bacterium:
GGCTGGGCGCGGTCATCCTGCCGCCCATGCCCGCCTTTTACCTGCATCCAAAGAGTGTGGACGATATCGTGGACTTTGTCGCCGGCAGGGCGCTCCTGGCCCTGGGGGTCAAGGACGCCCTGGACACGCGCTTTCGCTACAAGGGACAACCAAACTCATAGGAGGGATCATGCGTTCCAAGACGTGGAGCCTGGCGCTTTTCATGGGAATTCTTGCGCTGGCCGTGGGGCTGGCGGGGTGCGCGACCGCGCCCGCACCGGCCAAGCTGAAAGTGGGCCTGCTGCCCATCATAGACAGCCTGCCGTTCTATGTCGCCGATCAGGAGGGCTACTTCAAGGAGCAGGGCGTTGACGTGGAGCTGGTCACGTTCTCCAGCGCCCTGGAGCGGGACGCCGCTCTGCAGGCCAAGCAGACCGACGGACAGCTCGCCGACCTCATCGCCACGGGGCTGTTGAACAAGGACCAGACTCGGGTGAAGATCGTGAAGGAGACCTTTCGGGGCGGCCCGGAGATGGCGATGATCTCCGTTCTGGTGGGGCCGAACAGCCCGATCAAGTCCGCCGCCGACCTGCGGGGCAAGGAAGTAGCCGTCTCCCACAACTCGCTCATCGAGTACCTGACGGACCGGCTGGTCGCCGAGGCGGGCGTTGGCGCGGACGCCGTGAAGAAGACCGAGGTCACGCGCATCCCCGTCCGCATGGAGATGCTGGCCAAGGGCCAGGTGGCGGCGGCCACGCTGCCGGAGCCTTTGACTACCCTGGCGATTCAGGCGGGCGCCCGCGTCATCCTCTCCGACGCCAAGAGCCAGATTGGCCTGTCGGTCCTGGAGTTCC
This window encodes:
- a CDS encoding MetQ/NlpA family ABC transporter substrate-binding protein — its product is MRSKTWSLALFMGILALAVGLAGCATAPAPAKLKVGLLPIIDSLPFYVADQEGYFKEQGVDVELVTFSSALERDAALQAKQTDGQLADLIATGLLNKDQTRVKIVKETFRGGPEMAMISVLVGPNSPIKSAADLRGKEVAVSHNSLIEYLTDRLVAEAGVGADAVKKTEVTRIPVRMEMLAKGQVAAATLPEPLTTLAIQAGARVILSDAKSQIGLSVLEFRTETLQDNPEGVRRFVAAHEKAVKAINANRAKYLSLLAQKANLPASLATTFKVPPFPENKVPNAEDINQAQKWMLDKGL